One segment of Comamonas thiooxydans DNA contains the following:
- a CDS encoding peptidylprolyl isomerase, whose protein sequence is MRFFSKTSNACAVAVALAVMAAGVQAQGLKSPGSKAKAGNDSSISRALEATAQPSGRQAPAAAQGVRSADYIVAVVNSEPITNNEVRARMERVAQNVTEQGGQLPSQSELARQVLERLIVERVQLQEAKDTGINIDNMTVDQAVANVARQNNTDKAGLMSRLKAEGISEAQFRSEIRNQMLMQRVRERDVDGRVKVGEADIDRYLKDQKRPGDAAAGAAANLGHILIIVPENASAAVVAEREAKAKQAAEAARKNPDFIAAVREFSDVPNGQGGGAMGMRPMSDYPELFSQQVGNAAVGAIVGPFRSGAGFHVLKVLEKSQAGAPVYITQNHARHFLLTVGEGMTEAQAAKRLEDYKRRVEAGQATFQQLAQEFSKDGSARNGGDLGWSSPGQFVPEFERVLDSLQPGQISNPVVSRFGVHLIQLIERRQEKLTEREQREMVRNVVRERKAEQDYETWLKELRGKAFVEYREPPQ, encoded by the coding sequence ATGCGTTTTTTCTCCAAGACATCCAATGCATGTGCTGTTGCCGTGGCACTGGCTGTAATGGCTGCCGGTGTGCAGGCCCAGGGCCTGAAGAGCCCCGGCAGCAAGGCCAAGGCTGGCAATGACTCCTCCATCTCGCGCGCACTGGAGGCTACGGCCCAGCCCTCGGGGCGCCAGGCTCCGGCAGCCGCACAGGGTGTTCGCTCGGCCGATTACATTGTGGCCGTGGTCAATTCCGAGCCCATCACCAATAACGAAGTGCGTGCACGCATGGAGCGCGTTGCGCAGAACGTGACCGAGCAGGGCGGGCAGCTGCCGTCCCAGAGCGAGCTGGCCCGCCAGGTTCTGGAGCGCCTGATTGTCGAGCGCGTGCAGTTGCAGGAAGCCAAGGACACGGGCATCAACATTGACAACATGACGGTCGATCAGGCCGTGGCCAATGTGGCGCGCCAGAACAACACCGACAAGGCTGGCCTGATGTCGCGCCTGAAGGCCGAAGGGATTTCCGAAGCGCAGTTCCGTTCGGAGATCCGCAACCAGATGCTGATGCAGCGTGTGCGCGAGCGTGATGTGGACGGTCGCGTCAAGGTCGGGGAAGCCGACATCGATCGCTATCTCAAGGACCAGAAGCGCCCGGGCGATGCGGCGGCGGGTGCCGCAGCCAATCTGGGCCACATCCTGATCATCGTGCCGGAAAACGCCAGCGCTGCCGTGGTGGCGGAGCGCGAGGCCAAGGCCAAGCAGGCGGCAGAAGCCGCTCGCAAGAACCCCGACTTCATCGCTGCCGTGCGGGAATTTTCGGATGTCCCCAACGGTCAGGGTGGCGGCGCCATGGGCATGCGCCCCATGAGCGATTACCCCGAGCTGTTTTCTCAGCAGGTGGGCAATGCGGCAGTCGGAGCCATCGTCGGTCCGTTTCGTTCGGGCGCTGGTTTCCACGTGCTCAAGGTGCTGGAAAAATCTCAGGCCGGAGCGCCCGTGTACATCACGCAGAACCACGCCCGCCATTTCCTGCTGACCGTGGGTGAGGGTATGACCGAAGCACAGGCGGCCAAGCGTCTGGAGGATTACAAGCGTCGCGTGGAAGCCGGCCAGGCCACCTTCCAGCAACTGGCGCAGGAGTTCTCTAAGGACGGCAGCGCCCGCAACGGCGGTGATCTGGGCTGGTCCTCGCCAGGCCAGTTCGTGCCCGAGTTCGAGCGCGTGCTCGACAGCCTCCAGCCCGGCCAGATCAGCAACCCCGTGGTGTCGCGTTTCGGCGTGCACCTGATCCAGCTGATCGAGCGCCGCCAGGAAAAGCTCACCGAGCGCGAGCAACGCGAAATGGTGCGCAACGTGGTGCGCGAGCGCAAGGCCGAGCAGGACTACGAAACCTGGCTCAAGGAACTGCGCGGCAAGGCCTTTGTGGAATACCGCGAGCCACCCCAATAA
- a CDS encoding LPS-assembly protein LptD, with protein sequence MRAGAARPVIRPLAWAVALAWAGAGMQAYAQSADTGGLSSSSVAGELPALELKSSSLLQESYPQEVRDQQPIYIKGDSLSGQPDLKASVHGEAELRRGDTMIRADKLDYAVPDDRINAVGSVHINQAGNVYEGTALDLQMDAFKGQFDNANYRFLATGGHGESSRVDFIDKDRSVVHDATYTTCQRDDEASWEPSWVLEAKTIHLDMAEEVGVAEGASLKFKGVTVLPVPRMSFPLSDKRKSGLLPPMIGMDKLGGIEYSQPYYWNIAPNRDMTITPTLMTKRGVNLTGQFRYLEPSYSGETYASYMPGDNLRNRDRWGYSWQHRASFDTPVGGLGLNFNLNRVSDGDYWRDFRLAPVALRQRLLPSTVNLSWAKGDGVLSLNVLRYQVQQDVTSPIAPPYSMVPQLQYRYTPLDLPHGLDFSVVADTTRFELIRPITGQVGNNGQRSYVQAQLSRPFLSPGAFITPKLMLHTSMYQTDQLMSNGSKSANRTLPTFSLDSGLIFERDTSWFGKNLLQTFEPRAFYTYTPYRDQSMLPLYDTGRSDFNFASIFSENDYVGQDRIADNHLMTLGATSRFIDPESGAEKLKFAVAQRVRLSDQRVLLPGEVAATSKLSDILLGAAFNWTDKWSLEGTTQYNKDLNRTVRTTATARYSPGNYRTFNIGYRTQLDTVTKKPSSELVDVGWQWPINDLWGDKGKDLGAGRGQGGGRWYAVGRLNYSIKDNKLVDTVVGFEYDGCCWIGRVVLERLQSSVIQSNLRLLFQMEFVGFSRLSFGADPTSSLKQNVPRYQYLREAVTPPSRFTNYD encoded by the coding sequence ATGCGTGCGGGAGCTGCTCGGCCGGTGATTCGTCCTCTGGCATGGGCTGTGGCACTGGCATGGGCGGGTGCTGGCATGCAGGCCTATGCCCAGTCGGCCGATACGGGCGGATTGTCCTCCTCCAGCGTCGCGGGCGAGCTGCCAGCCCTGGAACTCAAGTCCAGCAGCCTGTTACAGGAGAGCTATCCTCAGGAAGTGCGTGACCAGCAGCCCATCTATATCAAAGGTGACAGCCTGTCCGGTCAGCCCGATCTCAAGGCCTCGGTTCATGGCGAGGCAGAGTTGCGCCGCGGCGACACCATGATCCGTGCGGACAAGCTCGACTATGCGGTTCCGGACGACAGGATCAACGCCGTGGGCTCGGTCCACATCAACCAGGCCGGCAATGTCTACGAGGGTACGGCGCTGGATCTGCAGATGGATGCCTTCAAGGGCCAGTTCGACAATGCCAACTATCGCTTTCTGGCCACGGGCGGCCATGGCGAGTCCTCGCGAGTGGATTTCATCGACAAGGATCGTTCGGTCGTCCATGACGCCACCTACACCACCTGCCAGCGCGATGACGAGGCCAGCTGGGAGCCGAGCTGGGTGCTCGAGGCCAAGACCATTCATCTGGACATGGCCGAAGAGGTGGGGGTGGCCGAGGGTGCGTCCCTGAAATTCAAGGGCGTGACCGTCCTGCCCGTGCCGCGCATGAGCTTTCCGCTCTCGGACAAGCGCAAATCGGGCCTGCTGCCGCCGATGATAGGCATGGACAAGCTCGGCGGCATCGAGTATTCACAGCCCTATTACTGGAATATCGCCCCCAATCGCGATATGACCATCACGCCCACGCTGATGACCAAGCGCGGCGTGAACCTGACGGGACAGTTCCGCTATCTGGAGCCCAGCTACTCGGGCGAGACCTATGCCAGCTACATGCCCGGCGACAATCTGCGCAACCGCGATCGCTGGGGCTATTCCTGGCAGCATCGTGCGAGCTTCGATACGCCGGTCGGCGGCTTGGGGCTGAATTTCAATCTGAACCGCGTCAGCGACGGTGATTACTGGCGCGACTTCCGCCTGGCTCCCGTGGCGCTGCGCCAGCGCCTGCTGCCCAGCACGGTCAATCTGAGCTGGGCCAAGGGCGATGGGGTGCTGAGCCTCAATGTGCTGCGCTACCAAGTGCAGCAGGATGTGACTTCGCCGATTGCGCCGCCCTACAGCATGGTGCCGCAGCTGCAGTACCGCTATACGCCGCTGGACCTGCCGCATGGGCTGGATTTCTCCGTGGTGGCCGACACTACACGCTTCGAGCTGATTCGCCCCATCACGGGTCAGGTCGGCAACAACGGTCAGCGCAGCTATGTGCAGGCACAGCTGAGCCGGCCATTCCTGTCTCCCGGCGCCTTCATCACGCCCAAGCTGATGCTGCATACCTCCATGTATCAGACCGATCAGCTGATGAGCAACGGCAGCAAGAGCGCCAACCGGACCTTGCCCACCTTCAGCCTGGACAGCGGCCTGATCTTCGAGCGCGACACCTCCTGGTTCGGCAAGAATCTGTTGCAGACTTTCGAACCCCGGGCCTTCTATACCTATACGCCCTATCGCGATCAGAGCATGCTGCCGCTCTACGATACGGGTCGCAGCGATTTCAACTTCGCGAGTATTTTTTCCGAGAACGACTATGTCGGTCAGGACCGCATTGCCGACAACCATCTGATGACGCTGGGCGCGACCTCGCGCTTCATCGACCCTGAAAGCGGCGCAGAAAAGCTCAAGTTCGCCGTGGCCCAGCGCGTGCGCCTGTCAGATCAGCGCGTGCTGCTGCCCGGTGAGGTGGCTGCAACCAGCAAGCTGTCCGATATCCTGCTGGGCGCGGCCTTCAACTGGACCGACAAGTGGTCGCTTGAAGGCACGACCCAGTACAACAAGGACTTGAACCGCACGGTCCGTACCACGGCCACGGCGCGTTACAGCCCGGGCAACTACCGCACCTTCAACATCGGCTACCGCACGCAGCTGGATACGGTCACCAAGAAGCCCTCCAGCGAGCTGGTGGACGTGGGCTGGCAATGGCCGATCAACGACCTCTGGGGCGACAAGGGCAAGGATCTGGGCGCCGGTCGCGGCCAGGGCGGTGGCCGCTGGTATGCCGTGGGCCGCCTCAACTACTCCATCAAGGACAACAAGCTGGTGGATACCGTGGTCGGCTTCGAATACGACGGTTGCTGCTGGATTGGCCGTGTGGTGCTGGAGCGCCTGCAAAGCTCGGTCATCCAGTCGAATCTGCGTCTGCTGTTCCAGATGGAGTTCGTGGGCTTCTCGCGCCTGAGCTTTGGTGCCGATCCCACCTCCAGCCTCAAGCAGAATGTGCCGCGCTATCAATATTTGCGTGAGGCGGTGACTCCGCCCAGCCGCTTTACCAATTACGATTAA
- a CDS encoding aminoglycoside phosphotransferase family protein, translating into MTAPITPTVGVAWADSARHAAFDAWLAPLAQKHQLLPATLRPASADASFRRYLRLDRSDGSSLIVMDAPPDKEDCAPFAKVQGLMSQAGLCVPQILDWDAGHGFMLLSDLGGQTVIEALNPEKPQDAEAWYRSAIEVLLDWQLASKAGNTGSLPLYDEALLRRELQLFPDWYIAKHRQFTLDDKQQALLGKTFDQIVAHNLQAPSVYVHRDFMMRNLMQPVSSGAPLGVLDFQDAVYGPITYDIASLLRDAFISWEEDFIIDITIRYWEKARKAGLVGANSASGWGDDFGEFYRGVEWMGLQRHLKVAGIFARLTLRDGKPKYLADAPRFIHYIRSTCNRYRALGPFLKLIDEIEGIQTQVGYAYGRM; encoded by the coding sequence ATGACCGCTCCTATCACCCCCACAGTTGGCGTTGCCTGGGCAGATTCTGCCCGCCACGCCGCATTCGACGCCTGGCTGGCACCGCTGGCTCAAAAGCACCAGCTGCTTCCCGCAACCCTGCGCCCCGCTTCGGCCGATGCGAGCTTTCGCCGCTATCTGCGCCTGGATCGCAGCGATGGCAGCAGCCTGATCGTCATGGACGCGCCGCCAGACAAGGAAGATTGCGCGCCTTTTGCCAAGGTTCAGGGCTTGATGAGCCAGGCCGGCCTGTGCGTGCCGCAGATTCTGGACTGGGACGCCGGTCACGGCTTCATGCTGCTCAGCGATCTGGGCGGCCAGACCGTCATCGAGGCTCTGAACCCCGAAAAGCCCCAGGATGCCGAAGCCTGGTACCGCTCGGCCATCGAGGTGCTGCTGGACTGGCAACTGGCCTCCAAGGCCGGCAATACCGGCAGCTTGCCTCTCTATGACGAGGCCCTGCTGCGCCGCGAGCTGCAGCTGTTTCCCGACTGGTACATCGCCAAGCACCGCCAGTTCACGCTGGACGACAAGCAGCAGGCCCTGCTCGGCAAGACCTTCGATCAGATCGTCGCCCACAATCTGCAGGCCCCCAGCGTCTATGTGCACCGTGACTTCATGATGCGCAACCTGATGCAACCTGTGTCCAGCGGCGCGCCGCTGGGCGTGCTGGACTTCCAGGATGCCGTCTACGGCCCCATCACCTATGACATCGCCAGCCTGCTGCGCGATGCCTTCATCAGCTGGGAAGAGGACTTCATCATCGACATCACCATCCGTTACTGGGAAAAGGCTCGCAAGGCCGGCCTGGTGGGCGCCAACAGCGCCAGCGGCTGGGGCGACGACTTCGGCGAGTTCTATCGTGGGGTTGAATGGATGGGTCTGCAGCGCCACCTCAAGGTTGCGGGTATCTTTGCGCGCCTGACGCTGCGCGACGGCAAGCCCAAGTATCTGGCCGATGCGCCTCGTTTCATCCACTACATCCGCTCCACCTGCAACCGCTACCGCGCGCTGGGCCCGTTCCTCAAATTGATCGACGAGATCGAAGGCATCCAGACGCAGGTGGGTTACGCCTACGGGCGGATGTAA
- a CDS encoding 16S rRNA (uracil(1498)-N(3))-methyltransferase, producing MPRYHCPIPLHIGNELDLPAGAARHVQVLRHQPGDVITLFEGQTGNGFTGGEFQATITHMGRSDVGVRVDSHSPAEREAERAVHLVVGMPANERMDWLVEKATELGVASIQPVMAARSVLKLKGDRADKKIERWQSIAVSACEQCGRNQVPVIHAPQPLADWLRSQQAAAADATRLVLSLREGNQPLRTAAGDAQAVWVLHGPEGGLTAQEEDWALEQGWKPASLGPRVLRAETASVAALSLLALE from the coding sequence ATGCCGCGCTATCACTGCCCTATTCCACTGCACATCGGCAACGAGCTGGACCTGCCTGCAGGCGCTGCCCGCCATGTGCAGGTGCTGCGCCACCAGCCCGGCGATGTCATCACCCTGTTTGAGGGCCAGACCGGCAACGGTTTTACCGGCGGCGAGTTCCAGGCGACCATCACCCACATGGGCCGCAGCGATGTGGGCGTGCGCGTGGACAGCCACAGCCCCGCCGAGCGCGAAGCCGAACGTGCCGTGCACCTGGTCGTCGGCATGCCCGCCAACGAGCGCATGGACTGGCTGGTGGAAAAAGCCACCGAGCTAGGCGTGGCCAGCATCCAGCCCGTGATGGCGGCGCGCAGCGTGCTCAAGCTCAAGGGCGACCGCGCCGACAAGAAGATCGAGCGCTGGCAGTCGATTGCCGTCTCGGCCTGCGAGCAATGCGGCCGCAACCAGGTGCCCGTGATTCACGCGCCCCAGCCGCTGGCCGACTGGCTGCGCAGCCAGCAGGCAGCAGCAGCCGATGCGACGCGTCTGGTGCTGTCGCTGCGCGAAGGCAATCAGCCGCTGCGTACCGCCGCCGGCGATGCTCAGGCAGTCTGGGTGCTGCATGGCCCCGAAGGGGGCCTGACCGCCCAGGAAGAAGACTGGGCCCTGGAGCAGGGCTGGAAACCTGCCAGCCTCGGCCCCCGCGTGCTGCGCGCTGAAACGGCATCTGTTGCCGCCCTGTCCCTGCTGGCCCTGGAGTAA
- a CDS encoding SOS response-associated peptidase has protein sequence MSSCHLSLAKPEFYLQNFRVEAPESLPEAVLTPRRMGLIIVNAAAESSAALLGRSFTAPEEGAPALPVERVLVPASFGLVPHWVKSASDGRLRALKLVNAKIDNLTTGTAFRDAWLAGQRCIVPMQAFQVDDLRPGKPLPTRITRVDNQPMGAAGVWARWVGEDGEVIVSYALITINANAHALMNRYGQPGNDKAMPAILNEGAYDAWLNAKVNKAKEFLRPYPAEKLRANPVEKGRKQPPPLL, from the coding sequence ATGAGCAGCTGTCACCTCTCTCTGGCCAAGCCCGAGTTTTATCTGCAGAACTTTCGCGTGGAGGCCCCCGAGTCTCTGCCCGAGGCCGTGCTAACCCCCAGGCGCATGGGTCTCATCATCGTCAACGCAGCCGCAGAATCCTCTGCAGCGCTGCTGGGCCGCTCGTTTACAGCTCCCGAAGAAGGAGCACCCGCGCTGCCTGTGGAGCGTGTGCTGGTGCCCGCCAGCTTCGGCCTGGTGCCGCACTGGGTCAAGTCGGCGTCTGACGGGCGCCTGCGCGCGCTCAAGCTGGTGAATGCAAAGATCGACAACCTGACCACGGGCACGGCCTTTCGCGATGCCTGGCTGGCAGGCCAGCGCTGCATCGTGCCCATGCAGGCCTTTCAGGTCGACGACCTGCGCCCCGGCAAGCCCCTGCCCACACGCATCACCCGCGTGGACAACCAGCCCATGGGCGCCGCCGGCGTCTGGGCACGCTGGGTGGGCGAGGACGGCGAGGTCATCGTCAGCTATGCCCTCATCACCATCAATGCCAATGCCCATGCGCTGATGAACCGCTACGGCCAGCCCGGCAACGACAAGGCCATGCCCGCCATCCTCAACGAAGGCGCATACGACGCCTGGCTCAATGCCAAGGTCAACAAGGCCAAGGAGTTCCTGCGCCCCTACCCGGCGGAAAAACTGCGCGCCAACCCCGTGGAAAAAGGCCGCAAGCAGCCGCCGCCCCTGCTGTAA
- a CDS encoding alpha/beta hydrolase: MTPTDTRTQTTPRLLHMAASDATQLALRDWLLAPGVKPRAQVLLVHGLGEHSGRYAALAQRLNEHGFAVRAYDQYGHGLSGGPQGGLTSDMRLLDDLAVVLDATRAAMPKHQSLVLLGHSLGGLVAADFVASGLRHVDGLVLSSPALALHLSGVQKALVASLPRLLPNLRVANGVQSAHLSHDPEVAQAYDADALQHRRISARLARYMAEGGRHVLSKATAWCVPTLLLWAGQDKLVNPAGSAAFAAQAPRDLVQSQCFEAAYHEIFNESPELAAPVFARLEQWLDQRFPAA; encoded by the coding sequence ATGACGCCTACCGATACCCGTACCCAGACGACGCCCCGGTTGCTGCATATGGCCGCATCGGACGCCACTCAGCTTGCGCTGCGCGACTGGCTGCTGGCGCCGGGCGTCAAGCCCCGTGCCCAGGTGTTGCTGGTACATGGCCTGGGCGAGCACAGCGGCCGCTATGCCGCGCTGGCACAGCGGCTCAACGAGCACGGCTTTGCTGTGCGGGCCTATGACCAGTACGGCCACGGCCTGTCGGGCGGGCCGCAGGGAGGCCTGACCAGCGATATGCGCTTGCTCGACGATCTGGCCGTGGTGCTCGATGCCACACGTGCAGCCATGCCCAAGCATCAGTCCCTGGTGCTGCTGGGGCACAGCCTGGGTGGGTTGGTGGCTGCGGATTTTGTCGCCTCCGGTCTGCGCCATGTGGATGGGCTGGTGCTGTCCTCGCCGGCGCTGGCTCTGCATCTGTCGGGTGTGCAGAAGGCACTGGTGGCGAGCCTGCCCAGGCTGCTGCCCAATTTGCGCGTGGCCAATGGCGTGCAGTCCGCGCATCTTTCGCATGATCCCGAAGTGGCCCAGGCCTATGACGCCGATGCACTGCAGCACAGACGCATCAGCGCCCGGCTGGCGCGCTATATGGCCGAGGGCGGCCGCCACGTGCTGTCCAAGGCGACGGCCTGGTGCGTGCCCACGCTGCTGCTATGGGCCGGACAGGACAAGCTGGTCAATCCGGCCGGCAGCGCCGCCTTTGCCGCCCAGGCGCCACGCGATCTGGTGCAGTCCCAGTGCTTTGAGGCGGCCTATCACGAGATCTTCAACGAGAGCCCTGAACTTGCTGCGCCGGTTTTTGCGCGACTCGAGCAGTGGCTGGATCAGCGCTTTCCGGCGGCTTGA